A region of the Microcoleus sp. AS-A8 genome:
CTCGCTAGTGTGGCTGTGAGTCGTGGCAAACTCTACACCTTTAATGCTTCAACCACGGAAGGGCGCTGGAATAAGATGCGGAATGTGTTCGAGCAAGTTGTTAAGTCTTTTTCAGTGTATTGAAGCGAAAAGAAGCTAACTCAATAAAAGATGCTTGCAGCGCAATGACGAGCTGGAATTGATGTAGGTGTACTAACTGAAAAGCTCTGACACTAAGTGTCCTCAACTTCTGGAGATTATGGGTATCCCAACCTTTGTATTAGCCTCCGCTTCTCCTGCTCGCAGACGCTTGTTGCAAAATGCTGGGATTGAACCAGTGGTTTGCCAAAGTGGCTTTGATGAATCTCAAGTGCAATTAAGTGACCCCCTGGCGTTGGTGGAGACTCTGGCGCTGAAAAAAGCCGAGACGGTTGTAGGTCAATTTAACGATGCCCTAATCTTGGGTTGTGATTCGGTGTTGAGCGTCAGGGGCGAAATTCATGGAAAACCCGCTAATCCAGAGGAAGCGATCGCCCGTTGGCAGCAAATGCGAGGAACGATGGGCGTACTGTACACCGGTCATGCCTTGATTGACGTAGCCAAAAAACAAACTATAGTTCGCCACGGTACCACAAACGTCTACTTTGCCCATATAAGCGATCGCGCGATTCAAGCCTATGTCGCGACCGGTGAACCCCTGCACTGTGCTGGCTGCTTTGCATTGGAAGGTAAAGGCAGCCTGTTTGTGGAAAAGCTAGAAGGTTGTCACACCAATGTTATTGGTCTCAGCTTACCGCTGCTGCGCCATATGCTGAGGCAGTTGGGATATGACGCCACAGACTTCTGGCAGTGAATTGCCAACATTGAGACTCAACACCTAACACATTGGGATGGGATTGAAAATGAAAATTGTTAAGGTGGGGCAGAGGTTTGCTATAGTCAAGGCACTTCTAGTCTAATATGCAAGCTATCTTTATCGCTTGAGGCAAGCATAAGCGTATGGCAATCAGCGACGACTTCAAAGAACAACTTAAGGCAGGAAGGATTGTGGATGCCCTAACCCTGGCACTGGGTGAAGCCGTTGAGTTGGAAATTACCACCTGGGTATCTTCATCCAAGAACCCAGAGACTAACACCACAGCAGAAACAGCCAAGCCGGCTCCCGATAGCCGTATGCGTACCCGCATGAATATCGTAGATGGTGCGATCGATAATGAAGTGGGCAGTCGGTTCATTGGGAATGGCCCTTATACCGAACTGCGAGAATTCCATATGGAACAAGTTCAACAAGGACGCCAAATTATTCAGCACAATTTGGAAAACTTACAACAACTGTTTACTGTTCTGACCAATACCTTAACCCACCTACCACCGGCATCACGCCGACTAGGGGATGGAAATTCTGCCCTCCCTCCCTCCGAGCCAGACAATAAACAGTAAAAATTGACAATACGGAAACATTTTAGGCAGTTTCTTGGCCAGCGAACCGCCGATTTCAGTGGGGATAGTATATATGGCGTCTAGCGATGACTTTAAAGCACAACTTAAGGCGGGTAACATTCCTGAGGCACTGGCTCTAGCCCTCAGTGAAGCGGTTGAGTTGAAATTTACCACCTGGGTGCCCACAGAAGAGGATGTAGAGACATCGGAAGCCAAGCCCGGTCATCGCCTGCGTACCCGCATCAATATGATTGAGGGAGAGGTTGAACACGAGGTTGGTGAAGAGTTTATCGGCAATGGTCGCTACCGGGAATTGAAGCAATTCCACCTGGAGCAAG
Encoded here:
- a CDS encoding Maf-like protein is translated as MGIPTFVLASASPARRRLLQNAGIEPVVCQSGFDESQVQLSDPLALVETLALKKAETVVGQFNDALILGCDSVLSVRGEIHGKPANPEEAIARWQQMRGTMGVLYTGHALIDVAKKQTIVRHGTTNVYFAHISDRAIQAYVATGEPLHCAGCFALEGKGSLFVEKLEGCHTNVIGLSLPLLRHMLRQLGYDATDFWQ